In Eulemur rufifrons isolate Redbay chromosome 15, OSU_ERuf_1, whole genome shotgun sequence, the genomic stretch aattaaatggaaaaaaaattctaaaatatgtcAATAGTCTTCGATGTTTATTACTTGAATTTGCTAGCAAAATATTCCCACGTTCACTGAAAGAACAAATTTTGTAGACAAAAATAAAGGGAGGGAAGCAAAATTCTATATTCCACAATTATGGATAAAGAATCTCTGGTATTTATTACTTCAGCAGAAGGAATAGCCCCCAAAAATTAAAGTTTGACAAGTTTTTCAAGGCATATTAAATTATAGGTGGTGATTCGTGTTCAGCATATACAACATCATTAAAGTATCAACTGTCTAGCAAGTCATAAAGCAGGCCACTGAAAGTTCTCAAGTCTATTATGGTTCATTTTGAACATGAATGCATCTGATATTATGATGCTAAAATAGGATGCACTGCAGACAAAGTAAGGATTCCTGAAGGAGTTGATATTTAGTACCTTCCACCCAACATGTTGCCTAACCGAGTACATGTTTTGGAGTTGCCTAtggttcttctctttccttcttccatctgaaaaaaaaaatgctatctttaatttgatttttttttttttgtaatttccagTGTTACCTTCTTTGAGGAAAAGAGAACAACCAAAAAGCTTTATAAATTCCAAAAAGAACAGTAAAGAGttctttgctctttatttttctcatccctCTAAAAAATAGAGTAATCATGGATTCCACAGACATACAAGATACTTTGTGAGTACTTTTCTGCCTCTTACCTGCAACTCAAGAGACAGGGATCTGGCATTTCCACAACCAAACTCCTATCAAGAAACTttcatattttcaacattttgatTCTAGGGCCTGGATGatgatttaacttttaaattcatCTGTAAATGTATACTCCCCCTCTGCCAAAACAAGCAATTTATACATATTGTCATCTTTTTAATAAGAGGGGCTGGTGGGGAGTTAACTTCAGTCTCTGTGGCTGTTTAGGCCAGATTCAAGTTCAGAGCATGCCAACACAACATATTTCTGATTGGACTAAAAGAATGCTCTAGtctgggcacagtgcctcacacctgtaatcctagcactttgggaggtcaagagaccagcctgagtaacacagtgagaccctgtctctacaacagaaaaagtagctgggcttggtggcgcacacctgtagtcccagctactggggacgctgagacagtaggatcgtttgagccctggtgtttgaggttgcagtgaactatgatgacgccactgcactctaccccaagccacagagcaagaccccactgcaccctcaaaaaaaagaatgttctaaAAAGATAagataacatgaaaataaaattaaactatttttctgTGCTCTCCATTAGATTTACTCTATTAAACAGCTTGGcaataagaaatttataaaaagaaaaaaagactgcaGGACTTCTGAATTCATAGGGTggttgtcagtggagacagagaaaagaatgatAAACACCTGACAACCATGCCCTAAATTATAATGTAGTAAAGGTCGGTCATAGGCAACTCCAAAAATAGGATTATGCTATTCTCACACAAAGCTTTTCAATTCTCAACATATGACAGGAAGCCCCATATTTTATGGATGAAATCTGGCTTAATTATTATGATAGAGAGTTTTGAAGTTCAGCAGAATTAGGACTCAACACATTTCAGATCATACCACTGTAAAATAAATTGAGCCCAATAAATTAAATGCATACCACTAACACTTCAGCATGTAAAGCagatttgttttcagttttagcGTAAGACTAAAAAGTAACCACAAATCACTTTATGATTATGACATATTTCTAAGTTTGACAAGAAACAGGACACTATCTTTGGTCATCTCCTTTACActctatttaaaatagtttccaaGAACAAACTCTCCTTTTTTAATTACAGTTAGCTGTTGCAGTTTTACGAGATCACCTTTAAAGTACATTAATTATACTTTCAGCaggagagacctcatctcttttgGGCATGCCTCTTTGTATTTCGCAAACACCAAATACTCATTTGTACAAAGCCTAGTTCAGATTAATGTTGTGTTAATCAGAAGACCATGAATTCAGGTAAATCttctaagcctcattttcctcatctgtgataGGAAGAGACTTGAGGAGAATATTAGAGCTTACGTGTTCAACATCAAACTCTGTTATTCTAACCAGTTCACCTGTTAATCACAGTACTATCTTTGATCAttaacaattttctaaaattttcactCATAAAATTCCCTTATTCAACTTTGTTGATTTATTCAAATGGTACCAATTATGCCCTAAGTACTAGGATACAAAATGAACACGTTTCTTTACTCATACTAGAAGTCTCACTGGAGACACAGACACGTAAATTGAAATGATAACACCATCTGATAGATATCCTGATATAAGTAGCACTAAAGCCCTACTAAAAACCAGCAGAGGTGATAACCAATTCTGCCTAAATGACTAATGAGAGGTTTTATTGGAAATGATATTTAAACTGGGCCTTAAGGATCAACTGAAATTTGCTTGGCAGGGAATCAAAAGGTGGAGGCGGGTGGAGCGGGGCGTTCCAGGCAGAGACAGAACAACATGTGCAAAGGACAAAATCATAAAAGGGAATGGAGTATTTATGGAAAGGTGACATGTTTCATGTGACTGAAGCACCATTCATCAGTGTCAGGGAGGAGGATGAGTCCTATATATGCTTCATGATAAACTCCTGGCCAGCTCCCTCCTTTTCCATGTTCTAtctcaaaataatgtttaaaattcagACCTTTTAAGACCATTTAAGCCCTGAAACCTCTACAAAAATGTAAGTTCAAGTGGAAATTACCAATGTTAATGCTTATTCCTTTCTTAATTGTTATATATCCTCATATTAATACAAAGCAACTAGgcaaatacataaaagaataaagaaaatcttcCCATAATTTTCCAATAGTATAAATTAACTAGATCTAAAAGCAAATATAAGCAAAAGCAACTTAAAGGATGCATCTTCttaaagaacaagagaaaaatctGTTATTTCTATAGTATCTTATctgaagaattaaaagaaaagtaattaaattaaatatataccagccaggtgcagtggctcatgcctgtaatcccagcactttgtgagatggaggcagagacaggagaggaTCACCTGACCCtgggagttcgaggttacagtaagctacgatcatgctactgcactccagcctgggcaatagagtgagaccctgtctcttaaaataacaaacaaacaaacaaacacatacatataccaAGTTTAAGCTGCCATTTTCTAAGTAAGGAATGttatagataaatgaaataaCCTTTAGCCACCTGTTTGGACAATAAAGAATATACACTAGAGAAATGTAAGTTGCTgccaattttttaagaaaatgaggtTTGACGTAAGTTAGCTGTTTGGAACTCCTTGCTGTAGGCCAATATTATGAAAGAGGACAGAGTCTCAAGTCATATGAAAGCCCAGTCTATCATACACTTCAAAATATAACAGAACTAAGTTGAACTACTGAAAACTACTGAATCTAAACACCATTTACCACATGGTTTCTTTGTAAAGTAAACATCAAGCTCTAACTGGTCCTGCCTGACACAtatcttcctcttttttattttttcagtattctcctcttctctcttctttactTGTCTCTCTCAGGAATGGGCTGACAGGTTGAGACAGGCTTTTAAGGGATGTATAAAGACTAGGTAGAAAATGGAATTTGGCAGCTGGGGTAAGATAGCAATATCttgattaataataatatatccaCAAATGATAACAGTCATTATCTCTGGGcagttaaaatgagattttttactctatttttatttttcttatttcaaaattcataCAGAAGTGTtctgatttaaaatgaaatatctcCAAGTGTTAATAGCCATTATCTCTGGACAGCCAATATATGGTTAATTTTTAATCtataactaatttttctataatgatatttgttatgtttttattttgttttgtttattagtTATCAAAGCTTAGGCTCCACAGGCAACAATAGCTTGTGGGAACTCTGAAAGAAGGCAAGATGGAAACCACTGCTCTTGAGTACAGGTCATCTGTAAATAGGAACTGCCTGAAATACATAGTGCAATAAGATAACAATTACTATGCCTTCCAAGCTTAAAGTCTTCAACACTTAGTATCAAAGAttgttaaatgttatttaaaataatattctacaAAGCTATAAAATCATAATAAGGCAATGACAAACAATTTGAATTTACATTTctggtaaaatatttttcatttaactattttattttggaCCAAAATTAAGATCCAGGAAATAATTtgttatatgtatttcttttttatgagatTGGCTCTGGAGCTGTTAATACACTAAATGTTCGCACCAATTATGTCTAGAGAGGAATAGACTTAAAGAAACTATATGTAAGAACTTTGCCAAAAACAAGGTGCACCCTAAAGCAAATATcgcaggtccttgaataacatCTTTCCTTTAACGTCGTTTCACTATAACAGTGtaactgtctgtgtggagtttgcacgtTCTCCCTACCTCTGtatgggttttctctgggtactccAATTTCCTCCCACATCACAAAGATGTGCATGTCGGGTGAACTGGTGTGTTTAAAGTATCCCAGTGcgagtgagtgtgggtgtgtgtgcgtgcacccTGCGATAGGATGGCAGCCTGTCCAAGGCTGGTTCCTGACTTGGCACACTGAGCTGCCAGGAAAGGCTCCAGCCATCTGCGACCCTGAGCCAAAATAAGTGGGTTgggaaatgaacaaatgaataaaaattattgtcaaataaaaatttgtgaagTCTATGATAATCATACAAATACACAACAATAAATGAGGCAGCACGAAAGCCCTCAGTGAGCCagccatttctgttgtttttgaacTGCATGGAGGCACTCCTGACAATTTTCAccttgcaaacatttattccttgaatTAACCAACCACCACACTGACTGCCATGactcactgattcaccaaaaattgggtaaatatcttgtttttattaatatttcttaaacacatatatatagctcccatttattttaatgtttagtaTTAGAAGCATgtagccagatgcagtggctcatgcttgcaatATTAGCAGTTTgggggggccaaggtgggaggattgcttgaggccaggagtttgaaatcagcccaggcaacacagcgagactcttgtctctacaaatttttctttaaattagccaggcatggtggtgctcacctgtactCCTATCTAcaggagaagctgaggcaggagaactgcctgagcccaggacttcgaggctgcagtaagctatgactgTTCTACTGCACTCCAGACTAGGCagcagagcaagatcctgtctcaaaaaggagaaggaaaaaaaaaatacatatggatCTTTATTTgcaagtttggtgatgtttttgtgaccaaatatatgccataggaacttaatTCTCATTTACATCAATTAGCCTAGGGTAAAATTGGTTTTACTTAAAGTCAcaatttccaagaacctatcaatgacATTAAATGAGGACTTCTATAATACTTCTAGTCATTTTGGGAGCAGATGACAAAGACTGAAGTTATAACATCCCAAACACAAGACAAATGACACTGTCATGGTGTGCCCCacaaaaaaggacagaaaaagagacACACATAGaaacatgcacatacacaaacacacacacatacacacacacacagactatAAAGACATTGAAGAAGATGAATTCATGCAAAATTTCTCTGAATACCTGTTCAGAGAATAGGATACACATATGATTCTAATCCATTTACTATTTTTACATTCCAGGCCACCTAAAAGAAGACAGTTATCTCAAGTTTGGCTGCCAGCTTTTTATCTCTCTCTTGACCATTTAAAACTTCAGACTTCCTGCCTTCCTGGTGTCATGGAGAAAGTCCAATACCTCACTCGCTCTGCTATAAGAAGAGCCTCAAACATTGAAATGCCTCAACAAGCACGTCAAAATTTCCAGAACCTATTTATCAATTTCTGTCTCATTTTAATATGCCTCTTGCTGATCTGCATCATCGTGATGCTTCTCTGAAGTTCTGCTGCAACCTCCAGATCTGCAATTTACCACATCAGCTTAAAATCTGTCATCCCATGAAGAGGGGAAAACAATACTGTGTAACAGGACACTTCCAGAGTAGAAGAATTTCTTTGTGAAAAGGTCAAGATTAAGAGTAAAACAAATTGTTAGCAAATGTATTCATCTGTTGGATCTTGTAAACATGAAAAgggctttattttcaaaaattaataactttaaaatgactaTAAGTATGTAAAATGTAACTGTTGATTTATTTCCTCAACATGACTTATAAATTTCTATCCCAAATCTCTTCTAAAGATGAAATAGGAGTTTAGTTTTAAAACTGTACTGGTAACAAGTTCACTTTATCTCTAAAGCATTAGCTTCACTATTTgaggaaaacataatttatattacACTGTAAAAGCTTCTTTGAAACAGTATTTTTCAAGTCTTCAACAAGtatcaaaataataattcaaatgaAGTATCACTATTCAAAATAGCACACTGACTCCTCACATGTGTTATCTTTAGTATTATAATTATACAAAACTCTTTGTAGTAACTCTTTATCAGAACCTACATTCTAAAATAGAAATTGGTATCGTTTTTCTACaccatattaacattttaaaagtttacgAGAATCAGGGAGGGAAAAGGCCATCctcttacataataaaatttctcttaaGTAATGGTTTCAAAGAATTATAGAATTCTAGTACATGTAAGTAAAGCATAAATCTGTTCTCTCTAGGACATTACGATTAACAGATGAGAGCTGGTGGTTAATTTAATATCTGACAGTGTGATTAGCCATAATTACTAATATACTAACAGAAGAGATCTAACCTTCATTTAAGGCACTGTAGTGGATTATCTGAGCTAGAATACCTAACTTGTCATACTATACTTTTGGAATCATGAAATCTTAAAACTTCAGTATGATTTTATAGGTTGTCTTCTATTCCAACTTCATAATCAACGTAGgccagaaaaagaataaaagatttccaattactgaaaaatatactatttcaagcattttaaaaataaaaatgtgaattctcTCTCCAAATattatctaattctcagattttattttgaaatgaacttTTTGTACTATTAtttatacagttgacccttgaacaacatgggggttaaGGGGCATTGACAATCCACGTATAACTTGACTGACTCCCTAAAGACTTAACTACCAATAGCCTGgtattgaccagaagccttaccaataacatacacagtcaattaacaaatattttgcatgttatatgcattatgtactgtattcttacaataaagtaagccagagaaaggaaaatgttactaagaagatcataaggaaaagaaagtatatttactattcattaagtggaagtggatcatcataaaagtcttcatcctcatcgtcttcacattgagtaggctgaggaggaggaagataagAGGTTGGTCTTGCTACCTCAGGGAtggcagaggaaggaaaaaatccacatgtaagtggacCCTAACAGTTCATGCCTGTTGCAAGAGTCAACTGTAATAGAATATAGCTATTTTCCTTTATCTATCAACTGGATGATAAACGCTTATTTTGTAGGCTGCTCTACCAAACTAGATTATACATCTGGCAATCctaatctataattattttcttgctgaatacattttcaattttccctctgatcattttaaaatatcttccaataactcataaaatgataaaagtaaaaattagtgctagaaaatatattcaccaaactttaataatttaagttgacccaaatttaaaattaaatctaaaatagTTTATACCTATACTGCATAATCCAACAATTTTAACTTCAGTTCAAGACATGTAACTAATATTGCAATTATTAAAGGAGTAGAGAATGTGTAATTAACCATATCTTCTAAAATATGATTactaaaagaatatgaaatgGTCAATATTGACCTTGGTTTCTATAACACAAGTATTGCTAACTGAATAGTGAAGGAGACACTGCTTTTAAGTATTTTGAATCCCTGAAAGGTACTAGAAatggagaggggaagagagttTGGTTCATGGATAGCTGaagaacagaggcacagagattTCTTAAGTGAAGCCTCACCTACAGATGAGATCCTTAATAACAACCAGAAAGCTTATAAATAACAAATGATACACTCACTCCACTGGTCTCAGTAAATTAACCAATGCAATAAGCATTCATATACTATAATTAGCTACACcaatattaaaaactgaaaattttgaaCTATTAAGTCTTACTCGTTTCATCACATTGTTCATTACAACATTAACTCCAAACTATTAACTGTGATGTTGTGGGCTTTTCCTcggtaaaacagaaataaagaattttttttgttcttcattatGTCCTTGATAGAAACTAAAATCTTAACACTGTGAGGATTATAGAATATTATGACTCAGATTATGATATAGAACAAAAACCTATTCTTTAAATGAAACTTATTTATTCTATCATCATGTGTAAAGAATAAGACATATGAaaacaatgtatttaaaaaattttaaatactaaatgTTCAAATACTTTCTACTATGGAATGAATTCTAATCTTAATGTATAGGGTACTAAAaaacaactaatttttaaatatttaatgttgcctttcatattttaattggttaaaatgtttatttaatacaaataatcaaaattaCCTACATTAAAATGAATGTTCTTGAACTCAGTGAAATTACTCTATAATATACTCATTGACATTGACTATAAAATAATCTAATTATAAATAGTTttgattttgtgggtttttttgatgactttttccaaataaaataaaatcaaaatttcctAGTCCAGACACAAGAGGGCAGACCTATATAAAGTAATGAATTTGCTACTACCTAGACATTACTTATCCTTTGATTATTTTTGAGTCTTCCAGCAAAGTGGGAATatcataaattttctaaaaagatcTGCTCTTCTGCTAAGTAACAgcacactttaaaatgtttagaaactaTATGCTAATATTATATAGAAAAGTGACagatgaaaaaagtaaaacacattactaatttttattaaaacaaatatacgAAAATCATTTATATACTTTACATACTTTTTAACTACCAAATGAATGTATCATATCCTATCTAGGAGAGAGCGTCATAGTGTCCACATCTTTGATACTATTATCtcaaatagtaaaaaaatcaaagacaaaacaggtgacattttaaaattagaaagaataaaaatattaaaactgtttCTTTTCAGAGGATGTAATAGAATACATAAAACACTCCCAAAGTTagatataaaattttcatttacttcatGTTAGACAAAaacaaagttatttaattttaagtcattttatcaaattttttatttatgtaagagAAGATCTTTAGTAAAATATGCTGAAATCATTAGGTGCCCTAACTtgattaaaatacttttataatttaaataggcTCAAAATTTCATCTCCCTCTTTTTAATGACTGGAACCCAGAGTTTAGAAACACTCGAAGGaatgtaagagaaaaaaggataaaCAACTTTGTCAATAAAGAGACCACTACTTCACTACTGTCTGGAAGATCCACTGTGGGCTTATAGGAATCTAATGGACATTGCTGTTAGGTGTATTAGTACACATCCTCCATCCATTCCACCCCCTCCAAAAAAGGCAGGCAAGGGGGACATGGAAAGGGAAGCATTCTTCCCAAAGAGAAGATaagactttgtttttctcttctgtcaCAGTCTATAGAATCAGaaggctggtgggggtgggggcacggggggggggggggggtagaggTATGATAgattacagaggaaaaaaacaaagactagTGGTGGACAGTGCACATGGAGCCCTATATCCTAAACCATCTGAGGGCATAATTCACAAAGTAAAATGCTTCAATCACAAAGTAAAATGCTTCAGAGTACTACACTACCAGCACTCCAGATGATATAGCAGGAAACCACAGAAATCAAGGAACACCACGCACAAAGACTATGTGGCTGGCTCAATATAATTATTCTGGACTGAGTCGTAAAAAGAGCAAAACTTCCATATTACAAATTAActttggggaggagaggggaaggaggttataaggatcaaatgaaataaaccatTCTAAGAGCTACAAAGTTCTATATAAATCTATGTATTAGATCATGACTTTCAGCCAAATTCCTTTCctaagttgttaaaaaaaaaaaaaaaaagtttttctcatggttagagTTTAGCAGTTGTGcttaaaaatcacaatttatcAGATGAGCTCATCCATATTAAGGTTCTTCtctttatgtaaaaattataacagGAAGTCAAGGTTTCAAAGAGACTTTTAATAAACAACTATGATGACAGCTTTTAAAATAGAGTACTTGGTGGCTCCAAGGAGAAGgtgtttaagaatttttttctgcagTAGTCCAAGAAGGAAATTAGAAAGGAAGCAGTCATTGAATGATTACAACTGAGGTGTCTAGTTTTCTTCACCTGGCTACatcattccaaaatttaaaagcagTATAAAGAGACCATTCCCAATATGATTAATCAAGAAGTAAGGCTTTCCAGGGTACATGCAGACTTTGTCCATTAGTAGCCTTCTCCCTTACCACACACTAggaagaagatttaaaaataaaattttctctgtaaTGTACTTCCAACCCCCTATCCTCTCTGCTTCAACGTTAGAGAAAATCTTGTTTAAAGGTACAtcaaagcaaaatgaaaggaGTGAATTGGTGCTTACTTCTTCAAATTTGCCCGATTTTCTCAGTTATCTTTCTCACACACCGGCTTTACCTTGGAATAAGTATACTCAGCCCTCCTGGACAGCTCCAATTCTGTATAAAGACATTAGCTAGAGAAACAACTGTCTGATCCCTGTTCTCATATAAATCACAAgcatttgaaaactaaaatgtgATAGTATTTGAAAAATTAGGTTTCCTATCTTTCAATCACTTGAACTGATAAATCACAAATAAATTTGTAATCCAATCATAATGATCTTCATTTTGGTGatgtggtttaaaaatatataatcaagaTTATAAGAACTGTGTCCAAAGTAAGAATAAAGAAGGCACGTGGGCTATGTTAAGGGTTCTCCTATGAATGTAGCACATTAGGTTGTATGTATGTTTTGAGACTATACTCGAGATTTGTGAGGTTTCTGGATAAGTGATCTCCTTATTCTTTCATATATTATATTCccttattctttattattttttattagtagCAGTAATGAATagcaatttaacattttttactctacaaaaattctaccatttttgttcaaattaatttgtttcagaaaatcctgacaataaaaaatgaatgatagGATTTATGTCAGAAAATTGGTTTTCTTGTTAAAATGAGCTGTAGAAAATTATCTTGGAATAGAAACATTTCCAGATTAAGAAATTCATACATTTACATGTTATTCCCTAGAGCCATTAGGGgctatattctatttttc encodes the following:
- the PLN gene encoding cardiac phospholamban translates to MEKVQYLTRSAIRRASNIEMPQQARQNFQNLFINFCLILICLLLICIIVMLL